Proteins encoded within one genomic window of Variovorax sp. OAS795:
- a CDS encoding cupin domain-containing protein, with protein MPDRTATQFSHVKPGDTGYVSGGLRDFFLYRDLGIAEATHGKVIAHLVKANMAPETGTGWHRHEADFQIVLMLKGWARFMYEDKETLVEAGDVVHQRPGIRHFLFDYSPDMEYLEIVSPADFKSIDVAPVCEIPPPTPWK; from the coding sequence ATGCCGGACCGAACCGCCACCCAGTTCTCCCACGTCAAGCCCGGCGACACCGGCTACGTCTCGGGCGGGCTGCGCGATTTCTTTCTCTACCGCGACCTGGGCATTGCGGAGGCCACCCATGGCAAGGTCATCGCGCACCTCGTCAAGGCCAACATGGCACCGGAAACGGGCACCGGCTGGCACCGCCACGAAGCGGACTTCCAGATCGTGCTCATGCTGAAGGGCTGGGCCCGCTTCATGTACGAGGACAAGGAAACCCTGGTCGAAGCCGGCGACGTGGTGCACCAGCGCCCGGGCATCCGCCACTTCCTCTTCGACTACTCGCCCGACATGGAGTACCTCGAAATCGTCTCGCCGGCCGATTTCAAGAGCATCGATGTGGCGCCGGTGTGCGAGATTCCGCCACCCACGCCTTGGAAGTGA
- the aroC gene encoding chorismate synthase, protein MSGNTFGTLFAVTNFGESHGPAIGCVIDGCPPGMALSEADIQGDLDRRRPGTSRHVTQRNEPDAVQILSGVYEGKTTGTPIALLIQNTDQRSKDYGQIAQQFRPGHADFTYWKKYGIRDPRGGGRSSARLTAPMVAAGAVAKKWLAERHGVAFRGCMTQIGDIAIPFESWDHVPNNPFFAPIADVSELEAYMDRLRKAGDSCGARIRVTATHVPVGLGEPLFDKLDAEIAYAMMGINAVKAVEIGAGFDSVTQRGTTHGDSITPTGFVTNNAGGILGGISSGQDLEVSIAIKPTSSIISPRQSIDIHNNPVEVVTKGRHDPCVGIRATPIAEAMLALVVMEHVLRNRAQCGDLQQQQKELAEKSEAASPQASFL, encoded by the coding sequence ATGAGCGGCAACACATTCGGAACACTCTTCGCGGTCACCAATTTTGGCGAGTCGCACGGCCCGGCCATCGGCTGCGTGATCGACGGCTGCCCGCCGGGCATGGCACTGAGCGAAGCCGACATCCAGGGCGACCTCGACCGCCGGCGCCCCGGCACCAGCCGCCACGTCACCCAGCGCAACGAGCCCGACGCGGTGCAGATTCTTTCCGGCGTCTATGAAGGCAAGACCACCGGCACCCCGATTGCGCTGCTGATCCAGAACACCGACCAGCGCAGCAAGGACTACGGCCAGATCGCCCAGCAGTTCCGCCCCGGCCACGCCGACTTCACGTACTGGAAGAAATACGGCATTCGCGATCCGCGCGGCGGCGGGCGTTCGTCGGCACGGCTCACCGCGCCCATGGTGGCGGCCGGTGCGGTCGCCAAGAAATGGCTGGCCGAAAGGCACGGCGTGGCGTTTCGCGGCTGCATGACGCAGATCGGCGACATCGCCATCCCGTTCGAGAGCTGGGACCACGTGCCCAACAACCCGTTCTTTGCGCCCATCGCCGACGTGAGCGAACTCGAGGCGTACATGGACCGCCTGCGCAAGGCCGGCGATTCGTGCGGCGCGCGCATCCGTGTCACGGCCACCCACGTGCCCGTCGGCCTTGGCGAGCCGCTGTTCGACAAGCTCGACGCCGAGATCGCCTACGCGATGATGGGCATCAATGCCGTGAAGGCGGTCGAGATCGGCGCCGGGTTCGACAGCGTCACCCAGCGCGGCACCACGCACGGCGACTCGATCACCCCCACGGGCTTCGTCACCAACAACGCGGGCGGCATCCTGGGCGGCATCAGCTCGGGGCAAGACCTCGAGGTGAGCATCGCGATCAAGCCGACCAGCTCGATCATCAGCCCGCGCCAGTCGATCGACATCCACAACAATCCCGTCGAGGTGGTCACCAAGGGCCGCCACGACCCTTGCGTCGGCATCCGGGCGACGCCCATTGCCGAGGCCATGCTCGCGCTGGTGGTCATGGAACACGTGCTGCGCAACCGCGCGCAATGCGGCGACCTGCAGCAACAGCAAAAAGAGCTGGCCGAAAAGTCCGAAGCCGCGTCGCCGCAGGCGTCTTTCCTGTAG
- a CDS encoding ABC transporter permease has protein sequence MAKSPTHHIPWGALGPWLALLGACIFFATQSDRFLTGGNLSLIMQQVMVVGVIAIGQTLIILTAGIDLSCGMVMALGSIIMSKFATELGLPVPVAILCGVGVTTLFGLLNGLLVTRIKLPPFIVTLGTLNIAFAITQLYSSSQTITDLPAGLTGLGTTFTIGGAEVAWGAVLMLVLYLLAWFVLRETAAGRHIYAVGNNAEATRLVGIPTQRVLLGVYVAAGALYGIASLLSVARTGVGDPNAGQTENLDAITAVVLGGTSLFGGRGVVLGSLIGVLIVGVFRNGLTLMGVSSIYQVLVTGVLVILAVAADQLSRRGAR, from the coding sequence ATGGCGAAATCTCCGACGCACCACATTCCGTGGGGCGCCCTGGGGCCGTGGCTGGCCCTGCTCGGCGCATGCATCTTCTTTGCGACCCAGTCCGACCGCTTCCTCACGGGCGGCAACCTCTCGCTGATCATGCAGCAGGTGATGGTGGTCGGCGTGATCGCCATCGGCCAGACGCTGATCATTCTCACGGCGGGCATCGACCTGTCGTGCGGCATGGTGATGGCGCTGGGCAGCATCATCATGAGCAAGTTCGCCACCGAGCTCGGCCTGCCGGTGCCGGTGGCCATCCTGTGCGGCGTGGGCGTGACGACGCTGTTCGGGCTGCTCAACGGCCTCCTGGTCACGCGCATCAAGCTGCCGCCTTTCATCGTGACGCTGGGCACGCTGAACATCGCGTTCGCGATCACGCAGCTGTATTCGTCCTCGCAGACCATCACCGACCTGCCGGCCGGCCTCACGGGGCTGGGCACCACCTTCACCATCGGCGGCGCCGAGGTGGCATGGGGTGCGGTGCTGATGCTGGTGCTGTATCTGCTCGCGTGGTTCGTGCTGCGCGAGACGGCCGCGGGCCGGCACATCTACGCCGTGGGCAACAACGCGGAAGCGACACGCCTGGTCGGCATTCCCACCCAGCGCGTGCTGCTGGGGGTGTACGTGGCCGCGGGTGCGCTCTACGGCATTGCCTCGCTGCTGTCGGTGGCGCGCACCGGCGTGGGCGATCCGAACGCGGGGCAGACCGAGAACCTCGACGCGATCACGGCCGTGGTGCTGGGCGGCACCAGCCTCTTCGGCGGCCGCGGCGTGGTGCTGGGGTCGCTCATCGGCGTGCTCATCGTCGGCGTGTTCCGCAACGGGCTCACGCTGATGGGCGTGTCCTCGATCTACCAGGTGCTGGTGACCGGCGTGCTGGTGATCCTTGCCGTGGCGGCCGATCAACTTTCGCGCCGGGGAGCCCGCTGA
- a CDS encoding metalloregulator ArsR/SmtB family transcription factor, which translates to MVHLDNATLDAVFAALSDPTRRTVLETLGKRSLSVTELAEPHGMSLTGFMKHLRVLEEAGLISRTKEGRIVRCELSPRPMQEAAVWLSRYEKFWTGRLDALARYLYHQEETEWQTLPPTTRSDPRSPSVATTPSPPKKSGGPGPSRKR; encoded by the coding sequence ATGGTTCACTTAGACAATGCCACGCTTGACGCCGTGTTCGCCGCGCTCTCCGACCCGACGCGGCGCACCGTGCTCGAGACGCTCGGCAAGCGCAGCCTCAGCGTGACCGAGCTGGCCGAGCCGCATGGCATGTCGCTGACCGGCTTCATGAAGCACCTGCGGGTGCTGGAGGAGGCGGGTCTCATCTCGCGCACGAAAGAGGGCCGGATCGTGCGCTGCGAACTCTCGCCGCGGCCCATGCAGGAGGCTGCCGTGTGGCTGTCGCGGTACGAGAAATTCTGGACCGGGCGCCTCGATGCGCTCGCACGCTATCTCTATCACCAAGAGGAGACCGAATGGCAAACGCTGCCGCCCACGACCAGGAGCGACCCTCGCTCACCCTCCGTCGCCACTACCCCGTCGCCCCCGAAAAAGTCTGGCGGGCCTGGACCGAGCCGCAAGCGCTGA
- a CDS encoding bpX6 domain-containing protein → MQLPDPARMPAAQVRHPVLKGWQPVSGLWFPSEWLTGSVRARRIVEGWRAGAQLFRFAHGDLLRFANPVSLDCNQLAGWPLRSEGTTLCSAELGPEERAALPVADLWLVQGGEVLALQLSQAALFDASTWLDAGPAMLDTFDCRQTLPEPVLLDAEGHGVRELLGDAIPPASEEQREFLKAMAARARATGRPPGTAPGGGFKGWWGGAGLALIVLSLLRGGWTPGLLPPVLLPKSAATGRSFFAPLNASSIYVGLVTLLLAALVIWAVTRVESRRARRSKSGEPVAAPQTAHEGSSGTATSPSSSMRPRGSGRTLRSRWRDWIVRMAVASRFSKLLGRQQAAYMRRMLRMFDEGDLMEALRHAIPLGGEAADAGQAFGSPGRRDSLALSQSLGSSSSIYLDEGFENHLRQLYRRSFEKLDREGRTDEAVFVLAELLQSRQEALDYLEKHQRYAQAAELALAWDRPPEIIVRLLCLAGDWRRAIAVARRDDAFANAVLQLQPKWPEMANRLREEWGQLLAQKGEWLRAVDAVWPVVAAREQAVAWLLAAESADGRLAARALVQRALLLPDTLGACAERLRALRDDPLLHRERAALASELLAVSGHNASSRGLISVLAPALLADHSGSHGRMHKRAFQALMRLDADPLLRLDMPGSEMPGFETRPLAKQSSLLTLDVPSRGAHAIHDAALLEDGRYLLALGEAGAVMTDSAGGVLARFAVPAYRLVPARSGRVALALAQRDGLWRVSRLDLMQRRIDDLGLSEISHFSGEFDGNSWTVVRGNRIQVLDTGRSLQDVLWQVAELPGEVVDFTAHARPGTVRRSRRCCRLQPVALPVSAAAFVEPRANGRCRHLDLQAHVASTARRLSNIWRNQGNRRLVPAVAGCAMQRG, encoded by the coding sequence ATGCAGTTGCCTGACCCGGCGCGCATGCCCGCGGCGCAGGTTCGCCATCCGGTGCTCAAGGGGTGGCAACCGGTATCGGGGCTGTGGTTTCCATCCGAATGGCTGACCGGGTCGGTGCGGGCGCGACGCATCGTCGAGGGTTGGCGTGCGGGGGCGCAGCTGTTTCGTTTCGCTCATGGCGACCTGTTGAGGTTCGCGAATCCGGTCTCGCTCGACTGCAACCAACTCGCCGGCTGGCCGCTTCGGTCCGAAGGCACCACGCTGTGCTCGGCCGAGCTTGGCCCTGAAGAGCGCGCTGCGCTGCCAGTGGCCGACCTCTGGCTCGTGCAAGGCGGCGAGGTGCTTGCGTTGCAGCTCTCGCAGGCGGCGCTTTTCGATGCATCGACGTGGCTCGACGCCGGGCCCGCCATGCTCGACACTTTCGATTGCCGCCAGACCTTGCCCGAGCCGGTGTTGCTCGACGCGGAGGGGCATGGTGTGCGAGAGCTGCTGGGCGACGCAATCCCGCCGGCCAGCGAGGAGCAGCGCGAGTTCCTGAAGGCCATGGCGGCCCGTGCGCGTGCAACCGGAAGACCCCCGGGAACCGCGCCCGGTGGCGGCTTCAAGGGATGGTGGGGTGGGGCCGGGCTCGCGCTCATCGTGCTGAGCCTGCTTCGCGGGGGATGGACCCCAGGCCTGCTGCCCCCGGTTTTGCTGCCGAAGTCCGCCGCAACAGGCCGCAGTTTTTTTGCGCCACTGAATGCGTCCTCGATCTACGTGGGACTTGTCACGCTGCTGCTGGCAGCCTTGGTGATCTGGGCGGTGACCCGCGTCGAATCGCGCCGCGCACGCCGGTCGAAGTCTGGCGAGCCGGTGGCTGCGCCGCAAACGGCGCATGAAGGTTCCAGCGGCACGGCAACTTCGCCGTCTTCTTCGATGAGACCGCGCGGCAGTGGGCGGACGTTGCGCTCGCGCTGGCGCGACTGGATCGTGCGAATGGCAGTGGCTTCGCGCTTTTCAAAGTTGCTGGGGCGTCAGCAAGCGGCCTACATGCGGCGCATGCTGAGGATGTTCGACGAAGGTGATCTCATGGAGGCGCTGCGACATGCCATTCCGTTGGGCGGTGAAGCTGCGGATGCGGGGCAGGCCTTCGGAAGCCCGGGCCGGCGCGACAGCTTGGCACTCAGCCAATCGCTTGGATCGAGTTCAAGCATCTATCTGGACGAAGGCTTCGAGAATCACCTAAGGCAGCTTTACCGAAGAAGCTTCGAGAAACTGGACCGCGAGGGGCGCACCGACGAGGCGGTGTTCGTTCTTGCCGAGTTGCTCCAGTCGAGGCAGGAAGCACTTGACTACCTCGAAAAGCACCAGCGCTACGCCCAGGCCGCCGAACTCGCGCTTGCCTGGGATCGTCCGCCCGAGATCATCGTGCGGCTCCTGTGCCTGGCCGGCGACTGGCGTCGCGCGATTGCAGTCGCCCGCCGTGACGACGCCTTTGCCAATGCGGTTCTGCAATTGCAGCCCAAGTGGCCCGAGATGGCGAACCGGCTGCGTGAAGAGTGGGGTCAGTTGCTGGCGCAGAAAGGCGAATGGCTTCGGGCAGTCGACGCCGTCTGGCCCGTGGTCGCGGCCCGGGAGCAGGCCGTAGCGTGGCTGCTTGCGGCCGAGAGCGCTGACGGACGACTCGCCGCACGGGCGCTTGTGCAGCGCGCGCTCCTGTTGCCCGACACACTGGGCGCCTGCGCGGAACGCCTCCGGGCTTTGCGCGACGATCCGCTGCTGCACCGCGAACGGGCTGCACTCGCCAGCGAGTTGCTTGCAGTATCGGGCCACAACGCGAGCTCGCGCGGCTTGATCTCCGTTCTCGCCCCGGCGCTGCTCGCCGATCATTCGGGAAGCCACGGGCGGATGCACAAGCGGGCCTTCCAGGCGCTGATGCGCCTCGATGCGGACCCGCTGCTCAGGCTCGACATGCCGGGCAGCGAGATGCCGGGTTTCGAGACCCGGCCCCTCGCCAAGCAGTCTTCGTTGTTGACACTCGATGTCCCATCCAGGGGGGCGCATGCGATCCACGATGCAGCCTTGCTCGAAGACGGGCGCTATTTGCTTGCGCTGGGCGAGGCCGGTGCCGTCATGACCGACAGCGCTGGCGGTGTGCTGGCCCGCTTCGCAGTGCCGGCGTACCGCCTGGTTCCGGCCCGCAGCGGCCGGGTCGCCTTGGCATTGGCGCAGCGCGACGGGTTGTGGCGGGTCAGCCGGTTGGACCTGATGCAGCGCCGCATCGATGACTTGGGCTTGTCCGAGATCAGCCATTTTTCTGGTGAGTTCGACGGCAACAGCTGGACCGTGGTGCGCGGCAACCGCATTCAGGTGCTGGACACGGGCCGTTCGCTCCAGGACGTGCTCTGGCAGGTCGCCGAATTGCCGGGAGAAGTGGTCGACTTCACCGCCCACGCGCGACCTGGAACAGTTCGTCGTTCACGACGGTGTTGCCGGCTCCAGCCTGTGGCGCTACCAGTGTCTGCCGCGGCGTTTGTTGAGCCGCGAGCCAATGGACGTTGCAGACACCTCGATCTCCAGGCCCATGTTGCATCCACAGCTCGGCGCCTTTCAAATATCTGGCGAAACCAAGGAAACCGGCGACTTGTGCCTGCGGTGGCAGGTTGCGCAATGCAAAGAGGGTGA
- a CDS encoding ROK family transcriptional regulator, whose protein sequence is MPDAQASAAVGLRPPDLLRPRGSNQVGMRQFNERVVLQALRVHTSLPKADLARLTGLSAQTIGLITARLEEDQLIVKQGRVRGRIGQPSVPLALNPDGAFAIGIKVGRRGAEWLLIDFAAQVRERHAITYEFPDAEHLLPAIAAHIHRLRDGLGPLAARTVGAGLAAPFQLGGWHRTLGLSKAQSDVWNQMDLAAEVRARTDVPVGYARDTVAACVAELVTGRGHDLKSFLYVFVDTFVGGGLVINSHLHTGAHGNAGALASLPMQPAAAGGGPAQQLIAEASLWELEQRLRSEGLDATAAYDDRALQGPYAAATQAWLASASLALAHAIASGTAVLDLADVVMDGSMSRSLLDALLDQTRAALGRCNWEGLWQPRLHGGRAGAQACALGGAMLPLHANFAPDHDVFLKAA, encoded by the coding sequence ATGCCTGATGCACAAGCCTCTGCAGCCGTTGGCTTGCGCCCGCCCGACCTGCTGCGCCCGCGCGGCTCCAACCAGGTCGGCATGCGCCAGTTCAACGAGCGTGTGGTGCTGCAGGCCCTGCGCGTTCACACCAGCCTGCCCAAGGCCGATCTCGCCCGCCTCACCGGGCTGAGCGCGCAGACCATCGGGCTCATCACTGCGCGGCTGGAGGAAGACCAGCTCATCGTGAAGCAGGGCCGCGTGCGCGGCCGCATCGGGCAGCCTTCGGTGCCGCTGGCGCTCAACCCCGACGGCGCCTTTGCGATCGGCATCAAGGTCGGCCGGCGGGGCGCCGAATGGCTGCTCATCGACTTTGCCGCGCAGGTGCGCGAGCGCCACGCCATCACCTATGAGTTTCCCGACGCGGAGCACCTGCTGCCCGCGATCGCTGCGCACATCCACCGGCTGCGCGACGGACTCGGCCCGCTGGCGGCACGCACGGTGGGCGCGGGGCTGGCTGCGCCGTTCCAGCTCGGCGGCTGGCACCGCACGCTCGGCCTGTCGAAAGCGCAGTCCGACGTGTGGAACCAGATGGACCTGGCCGCCGAAGTGCGGGCGCGCACCGATGTGCCCGTGGGCTACGCGCGCGACACCGTCGCGGCCTGCGTGGCCGAACTGGTCACCGGACGGGGCCACGACCTCAAGAGTTTCCTGTATGTGTTCGTCGACACCTTCGTGGGCGGTGGGCTCGTCATCAACTCGCACCTGCATACCGGCGCACACGGCAATGCGGGTGCGCTGGCCTCGCTGCCCATGCAGCCCGCTGCGGCCGGGGGCGGTCCCGCGCAACAGCTGATTGCCGAGGCCTCGCTCTGGGAGCTGGAACAGCGCCTGCGCAGCGAAGGGCTCGATGCCACCGCGGCCTACGACGACCGGGCGTTGCAGGGGCCCTATGCGGCCGCGACGCAAGCCTGGCTTGCATCGGCATCGCTCGCGCTGGCCCATGCCATTGCCAGCGGCACGGCGGTGCTCGACCTGGCCGACGTGGTGATGGACGGCTCCATGTCGCGCTCATTGCTGGACGCGCTGCTGGACCAGACGCGCGCGGCCTTGGGCCGGTGCAACTGGGAAGGCCTCTGGCAGCCGCGCCTGCACGGCGGACGAGCAGGTGCGCAGGCCTGCGCGCTGGGCGGTGCGATGCTGCCGCTGCACGCCAACTTCGCGCCGGACCACGACGTGTTCCTGAAGGCGGCCTGA
- a CDS encoding MFS transporter gives MPTPPPVAAGRGHLLAFAGLSASYFAHIGFFNPYLPLWLKDLGLPIFTISLLASVQSVTRVFAPYAWGALSDHTGQRVKLLRFSAAVALASSFGLWWHGGAWWLALVLLVMFTHTSSMMSLTEAAMAQLVAGDWGRYGRIRLCGSAGFLVTVFFAGEWFERFGMKHFPAWAAGTLAVVLIATMKLPDIREPVAAHDAVKEPIGPVLRIPAVRWFFASLFFQVMSHFSVYAFFSLYLDSLGYGKSVIGLLWALSVVAEIVWFFLQGRLIGLLPMPRWMLVCGIAAVARLGLTAGLGGWIAALVVAQWLHALSFAAHHTTCIAVVSRRFPGRLRGRGQALFTVIGYGFGGVLGVLLGGAVAQEFGYRTMFALAAVLAAVGSLCAWRVVTLERTATAAG, from the coding sequence GTGCCCACACCGCCGCCTGTGGCCGCCGGACGCGGCCACCTGCTGGCGTTCGCTGGTCTGTCGGCCAGCTATTTCGCGCACATCGGTTTCTTCAATCCCTACCTGCCGCTGTGGCTCAAGGACCTGGGCCTGCCGATCTTCACGATCAGCCTGCTGGCCTCGGTGCAGTCGGTCACCCGGGTGTTCGCGCCCTATGCCTGGGGCGCGCTGAGCGATCACACGGGCCAGCGCGTGAAGCTGCTGCGCTTCAGCGCCGCCGTGGCGCTGGCCAGCTCGTTCGGACTCTGGTGGCATGGCGGCGCCTGGTGGCTGGCACTGGTGCTGCTGGTCATGTTCACCCACACCAGCTCGATGATGTCGCTCACCGAGGCCGCCATGGCGCAGCTCGTGGCCGGCGACTGGGGCCGCTACGGACGCATCCGGCTCTGCGGTTCGGCCGGCTTCCTGGTGACCGTGTTCTTCGCGGGCGAATGGTTCGAGCGTTTCGGCATGAAGCACTTTCCGGCCTGGGCCGCCGGCACGCTCGCCGTCGTGCTGATCGCGACGATGAAACTGCCCGACATCCGCGAGCCCGTGGCGGCGCACGACGCGGTCAAGGAGCCCATCGGCCCGGTGCTGCGCATTCCGGCGGTGCGGTGGTTCTTCGCCTCGCTGTTCTTCCAGGTGATGTCGCATTTCTCGGTCTACGCATTCTTCTCGCTCTACCTGGATTCGCTGGGCTACGGCAAGAGCGTGATCGGCCTGCTCTGGGCGCTGTCGGTGGTGGCCGAGATCGTCTGGTTTTTCCTGCAGGGCCGGCTCATCGGGCTGTTGCCGATGCCGCGCTGGATGCTGGTCTGCGGCATTGCCGCCGTGGCGCGGCTGGGCCTCACGGCAGGGCTCGGCGGCTGGATCGCGGCGCTGGTCGTCGCGCAATGGCTGCATGCGCTGAGCTTCGCGGCGCACCACACCACCTGCATCGCCGTGGTGTCGCGCCGCTTCCCGGGCCGGCTGCGCGGACGCGGGCAGGCGCTCTTCACCGTCATCGGCTATGGCTTCGGCGGCGTGCTGGGCGTGCTGCTCGGCGGCGCCGTGGCGCAGGAGTTCGGCTACCGGACCATGTTCGCGCTCGCGGCGGTGCTGGCGGCGGTGGGCAGCTTGTGTGCCTGGCGCGTGGTGACGCTGGAGCGAACGGCAACTGCTGCTGGATAG
- a CDS encoding sugar ABC transporter substrate-binding protein codes for MLSSRSLLALAAMSLAASSAAFAADQPVIGLVTKTETNPFFVKMKEGAQEEAKKLGAKLLSGAGKADGDNAGQITAMENMIAAGAKTILITPSDAKAIVPAIKKARDKGIMVIALDSPADPPDATDALFATNNYTAGVLIGEYAKAAMAGKPAKIVALDLLPGHPVGAQRHNGFMKGFGLAANDAKSNELSKSPEIVCMADSFGDQAKAQTAMENCLQKAPDVNLVYTINEPAAAGAYNALKRAGKEKGVLIVSVDGGCQGIKDTNAGVIAATSQQYPLKMAAMGVAAGVEYAKTGKKASGYVDTGVTLIAGKSVAGVDSKDTKTGAELCWGKK; via the coding sequence ATGCTCAGCTCCCGCTCCCTCCTGGCCCTGGCGGCCATGTCCCTGGCTGCATCGTCGGCCGCCTTTGCCGCCGACCAGCCGGTCATCGGCCTGGTCACGAAGACCGAAACCAATCCGTTCTTCGTGAAAATGAAGGAGGGCGCGCAGGAAGAAGCCAAGAAGCTCGGCGCCAAGCTGCTTTCGGGCGCGGGCAAGGCGGACGGCGACAACGCGGGGCAGATCACGGCGATGGAGAACATGATTGCCGCCGGCGCCAAGACCATCCTCATCACGCCGAGCGACGCCAAGGCCATCGTGCCGGCGATCAAGAAGGCGCGCGACAAGGGCATCATGGTGATCGCGCTCGACAGCCCGGCCGATCCGCCGGACGCGACCGACGCGCTCTTCGCCACCAACAACTACACGGCCGGCGTGCTGATCGGCGAATACGCCAAGGCCGCGATGGCCGGCAAGCCGGCCAAGATCGTCGCGCTCGACCTGCTGCCGGGCCACCCGGTGGGCGCGCAGCGGCACAACGGCTTCATGAAGGGCTTCGGCCTGGCGGCCAACGACGCCAAGTCGAACGAGCTGTCGAAGTCGCCTGAAATCGTCTGCATGGCCGACAGCTTCGGCGATCAGGCCAAGGCGCAGACCGCCATGGAGAACTGCCTGCAGAAGGCGCCCGACGTCAACCTGGTCTACACCATCAACGAGCCCGCCGCGGCCGGTGCCTACAACGCGCTGAAGCGCGCCGGCAAGGAGAAGGGCGTGCTGATCGTCTCGGTCGATGGCGGCTGCCAGGGCATCAAGGACACCAACGCCGGCGTGATCGCGGCCACCTCGCAGCAGTACCCGCTCAAGATGGCGGCCATGGGCGTGGCGGCGGGCGTGGAGTACGCCAAAACGGGCAAGAAGGCCTCGGGCTATGTCGACACGGGCGTGACGCTCATCGCCGGCAAGAGCGTGGCGGGCGTCGACAGCAAAGACACCAAGACCGGCGCCGAGCTGTGCTGGGGCAAGAAGTAA
- a CDS encoding ATP-binding cassette domain-containing protein, producing MNAVANTQSAKIVMQARGLVKRYGQVTALDGVDFELREGEILAVIGDNGAGKSSLIKALSGAVVPDEGEILLDGAPVHFRNPLDARRAGIETVYQDLAVAPAMTIYENLFLGRELRRPGFMGNVLRMLDKKKMLQESAARMADLKVGIQSMTQAVETLSGGQRQCVAVARSAAFARHVVIMDEPTAALGVKEGNMVLELIRRVRDRGLPVVLISHNMPHVFEVADRIHVARLGKRAAVLNPKKISMSDTVAVMTGAMTADQLPAEAHA from the coding sequence ATGAACGCCGTGGCCAATACCCAATCCGCCAAGATCGTGATGCAGGCCCGGGGCCTCGTGAAACGCTACGGCCAGGTGACGGCGCTCGACGGTGTCGACTTCGAACTGCGCGAAGGAGAAATCCTCGCGGTGATCGGCGACAACGGCGCGGGCAAGTCGTCGCTGATCAAGGCGCTCTCCGGTGCGGTGGTGCCCGACGAGGGCGAGATCCTGCTGGACGGCGCGCCGGTGCATTTTCGCAACCCGCTCGATGCGCGCCGCGCCGGCATCGAGACCGTCTACCAGGACCTGGCCGTGGCGCCGGCCATGACCATCTACGAGAACCTCTTTCTCGGCCGCGAACTGCGCCGCCCGGGCTTCATGGGCAACGTGCTGCGCATGCTCGACAAGAAGAAGATGCTGCAGGAAAGCGCCGCGCGCATGGCCGACCTCAAGGTCGGCATCCAGTCGATGACGCAGGCGGTCGAGACGCTCTCGGGCGGCCAGCGCCAGTGCGTGGCCGTGGCGCGCAGTGCGGCCTTTGCGCGGCACGTGGTGATCATGGACGAGCCCACGGCCGCACTCGGCGTGAAGGAGGGCAACATGGTGCTCGAGCTGATCCGCCGCGTTCGCGACCGTGGGCTGCCGGTGGTGCTCATCAGCCACAACATGCCGCATGTGTTCGAGGTGGCCGACCGCATCCATGTGGCGCGGCTCGGCAAGCGCGCGGCCGTGCTCAACCCGAAGAAGATCAGCATGAGCGACACGGTGGCCGTGATGACCGGCGCCATGACCGCCGACCAGCTGCCCGCGGAGGCCCATGCCTGA